From Punica granatum isolate Tunisia-2019 chromosome 1, ASM765513v2, whole genome shotgun sequence:
ATGATACTCATGGCATTATTAGGAAGGTATTGGTTTCTTTAGAATCAGATATATTGCTTGTCATTATGTTGGGCTAGATGATTAGCTATAGTGTGTTCGCCGTTGTGATTTAATGCTTGTATAATGATGAAATTACTGTAATCGATCTGATGCTGGTACTTTCTGATTTATGCAGGTGCATGAATTGTTAAAACTGTTCAATGAAGTTAATGTCCCTCCTGAGAAATTGTTGTTTAAAATTCCTTCAACCTGGCAAGTGAGTACCTGAAGGAGCATAGTTTCTCTAGTCGTATATTATTTCTAGGACTGCTTTTATGAattttaacctttttttttcataataattgAAGTATGCTCACTGTTTTGATGTTGTTTCCAGGGTATAGAGGCCTCGAGGTTACTGGAATCAGAAGGCATACAGACACACTTAACTTTTGTTTATAGGTATATATTTCATTGGTTTCTACTGGTCCTGATCCTTAAATGCACATTTTAGTGGATAACGTTTATGTGACACTTAGGAAAGAAATATTAGGTGTATTGTTAGGCATTGCCCACAGATGTCAGTGCCTTGCTAATTTCAGGTCTGCCCTTTCCTTTGATTAGAAAACTTTTAGCAGCTAAGTCATGCATCATAATCGTTGTATCTTTAAATTTAAGATAACGAGGACCCTTCCTGTACTGACCTGACCAATTATACTCCATTATTACCCATTAAAGGTATTTTGCTATTGCATTTTATTGCACCTATTGGCTTCTGAGATTAGAGGTAACGAAAGTTGCGATCATATACCTGCAGCTTTGCTCAAGCTGCAGCAGCAGCTCAAGCTGGTACTTCTGTTATTCAGATTTTTGTGGGCCGCCTTCGGGTAAAATGCTCTTGCTCCTTCCTAAGAATGAGATCATATTGTAAGTTTTTTCAGGTTTTCTCGCCTCATATTTGTGTATGTTTTCTAGGACTGGGCCCGGAATCATTCTGGAGACCCTGAGGTAGATGCTGCTATTAGGAGGGGCGAAGATCCTGGATTGGCTTTGGTTAGTTACTCATTGTCGGTTATTTGGTTCAATTGTTTGTTTTTTCTCCATCATAATTTTACTTGGTCAATTGCTTATGGGACAATATATGATTAATATGCTCGCAAACAAGAACATGGAGTTTCCACGCTGTTTAATCATGCAATAATGGGGCTAATCTATGAAGAAATATATGCTAAAAGTTTACTCGCCTTTTGAAGTGGGAATCCTACTTTGACCCTGATAGCCTCTTTAACCTTGAAAAGACCTGACTGGACATCATAGTAGCATGAAAGAAATTTATTCCGGGATTTGTCAATTCAAGGGTGTACAGATAATGAAAGCTTATATACTACAATTAATCTGCTACCAATTCTTCATGCAGGCCACAAAGGCTTATAACTACATTCATAAGTATGGACATAAATCTAAATTGATGGCAGCAGCAGTTCGAAACAAGCAGGATCTATTCAGTCTTTTGGGGTAAATATATCACTTGCGTCTcttggtctctctctctctctctctgcaacAAGGAGTTGGTAGTTAGTTTCCACACATTATGATGGTTGCTTCTTTATATGCTGTGCAGGGTGGATTATATCATTGCCCCATTGAAAGTGTTGCAGTCTCTTAAGGAATCTGTTACAGCTCCTGATGAGAAGTATTCTTTCGTTAGGAGGCTATCACCACAGACCGCTGCCACCTATCAGTTCAGCGAACAAGATGTAAGCTTCGACATTTCTTTTCATACTTCATTTATTCTTCTAAACAGCTCTGTCCTTGAACCAAAGCTAATAGCCACAAAATGTCGTCTTTGAGCAATCTACTACTGATACATCTATGAGTCCTATAGCTCACTGGATAACGAAAAAGGCCAACAATTCTCTTTGTAATCCATAGAAATTTCTTATATGTAATACAAGAATTCCAGATTCCAGCCTGTTTTCCTGGTTCGAATTCTTAATGGAGAACAAAGACAGGAACTCACGCCCTCCTCAGAAGTTCTATTAATTCGGGTTCTACTCTGATGCTTTTTGTCCCGAAAATAAATAGTTTCTTCCACACACACACGACCAATGTGGGATCAACTGCATTGAAGGTCGATTTAAGCTGTTTATTCTCATCTCACCTACTTGAACTTGACTGAGAGCTACACATTTCGTTTCAGCTCATCAAGTGGGATCAGCTGAGCCTTGCATCAGCAATGGGGCCGGCTTCTGTGGAGCTACTTGCTGCCGGGATCGATGGTTATGTGGATCAAGCGAAGCGAGTCGAGGAGTTGTTTGGCAAGATCTGGCCACCTCCAAATGTCTAAGCTTGCTCCTGTTTTCTCTAATTATTTAGCGGCTCCGATTAATGGTATAAGAGAACACTTTCTGGCTTAAAATGTTTTACCTCGGTTCGCTCTCACCAAGTAGTGTGACCGAACCAGTAGTTGCAAAAAACCTGCTTCTCTCATAATCCCCTGTGCCTGttggtaaataaatattggAAGCTGCTTTTCCCAGTTTTTTTATAGAACAGAAACTTCCATTGAGGCCCGTGAGGATGCATTGCTTCACAAGTGACAGGCCCATCGTTTAGCCCCTGTAaatgggccgaagcccaatatTGGACTGTCACATCATAAGCCCATCAGCTTGCCTTTGAAACTGTTTTTTCcaatcacatttttttttggggggctGGATTAaaccttttttctttaacgTGTGAGCCTTGGTATTCAAAAGCATATTTGGATTATGACTAATTACACTATTTTTCGAGTCGGATCGGTCCAGTAAATGATAAAATCCTCCATATTTCCAATTaaactttttctttcatttttctttattgacaTTAGCAAGTACCATCCATGATTTAGAAACCCCCCACAAAACGACAATCCCACCCCGCATGCGCTGAGGGAAGTACCATCCATGATTTTGCTTCTTCCAAATGTGGTCTAGGACTAGGGAGCCCCGATAGCTTAGCGGTCAATTTTTGAGTCAGTTACCTTAACTAACGCTCTTAATCATagatattctccctttgcaaAATTCAAATATGTGACCTTACTTAAAGAGAAGATGTGTCAAATCATTTGAGctaattttgatttgttatttttcatattgCATGCGGGTGTTGTCTCAAGTGCAATTGGTCCGGTCCCTTGCTTTTACGATATTATCTCATCATCGCGGTTTCTTTAGTTCTTTTTCATAGTTTTGATCCTCTAATTCTCTTCTTTCACTTAATCCATTCTACTTTTCCTAttgtttctcttatttttgtttcctttttttttttgataggttAAAACTGCTAAAAAAACATCCGGAAAACTGAAAAGCCAAACCGAAATTGAGCCGAATCTCCAAATATCTGAATATGTGGTTTGGTTAGTGGGTggtttttcttaaaaattctAGATGTGGTGTGGTTTTCGGTATTCGGAGTGAAAAATCGAATAATAACCAAACCGTACCGGATATTATATGCTATATTTTTCTCCATATGCGTCTTacaacatttatatattttacttacAACATTTGTTAGTTTGGATGATTGAAAGATTTATCTTAATGAAAGCTTGATAAAGGTATTTGAACTTTTTCTTATGGTTATTTGTATGTAATAGATTGATGGATaatctgttttttttaattgacaTTGTTGGCCAGATAATGAAGCTTTAGGACTTGATGATGATCTTTATCATGGAAGGCATTTTACTTTTGATTTAGAATTGTAGCTAATTGATTGTTTTGTACGATGAGTTATTTTGTACGTGTATTTCATTATGGAATTGACAGATTATTATggatgatttaaacatttataTAAAAGATGTGGTTACGTGgttaatcaaataaaaaaataaattttatgatttggttttatttttaaaaatataatttgaatatgaatatactttttaacttttataaaaTCGTATTTATGATTTGATTACAATTTAAGTCAAAAATCACACCAAGCTGAAACCGAGCACCCCTTGCTTTCCTTATATTCTCTTCTATTTTTTGATACTAACTCCCAATTAATTGGTCCCATTATTGTAATTAACGGACACATGGCTCATGCAAGAGCGATTAGCGCACTGAAAGGTCAATGTGACGTTATTGCAACGATAAGCCAATTTGTTCCCGTTGGGTGGACATATGACCGTCATCGGGACAACGGGCGTGCACCAATGACTGACTTACTAGTTAGTGTTTTTATTAGCGTGTTGTGCGGGTCTttttttcacatattttaattaatattttgataaatatactttagacatataataaaatgatgGCTTGTAGAATTTGTAGttgatatttgataaattacaTTTACAAACTGAATACTAATAATGAAGAGTGTCGAGCATATAGTATGTAAAAACATTtacattcttttattttaaataaactttctataatatatttttgggttaattgcactggtggtctaaaaattttcatgaatgtttcaggttggtccaaaatatttttttgataacttaTTGGTAcgaaaagtttcaaaaccgtttcaatgtagtgcattccgtcaattgccTCTGACGccattaacattttgctgacgtgacaCGTTATGTGTGTCACTTTtattacgtggaaccaatcatagtgcacCACGTCATTTAAAAGGATATAAAATCCgaaaaagtccaataaaaatacataaaataaaaaaagtaaaaatttagaaaaataattaaaaagtaattttaaaaaattttaaaaataaaaaaacttttaaattttaaataatatttattattttaaatttaaatgaaaaataattttaattttaaatttaaaattatttttaaaaacttttaaaaaataaaaaaatatatatttttaaaattattatttttatatatttttagtatttttctgtatttttatattatttttattgtactttttcagattttatgtGCTCTTAAATGGCGTGACGCACTATAATTGGTTCTACgaaacaaaagtgacacataggacgcgccacgtcagtaaaatgttaacggcATCGAGGGTAATTGACGGAATGCACTATATTGAaatggttttgaaactttttgtattaacaagttaccaaaaaacaTTTTGAACCAATCTAAaatattcatgaaactttttggattaTCGGTACAATTAACcctatatttttatatagcTAAGAAGTATTGAGCCTTTGGCCTACCAAACATGTCCACGGCCCATTGTCTCCCTCCATTGTTCAACATCCCGCTCAAAATCTCACGCTCTCAGAACTTTACTACctgaattaaatgaaaaataataacaaataattaaattaacatttaaatacaatttttattttttactaaaaTTATAGATACTTCTTTGCTCAAAATGCCAGGAGTTTGGGTACGCCATCGCTAGCAACGGGGTCATCGTTGCCCTCCTCTCCATGATTGCCTCAATCGTCTCTTGCTGCTCGAAATCTTGCGCTCTCAGAGCTCTGCTacttgaaataaatgaaaaacaataaccaataattaaattaaacactttaatataatttcatttttgacTAAAAATTATAGATACTTCTCAACTCAAAATGCTAGGAAACTCAGTATGCCCTCAACGACGTCCACCATAGGCGGGGTTAACAGAGGAATTGAATGTGGCAAACTGTTTTGATCAAACAGAGAGTCAATACCTCTAGAGATTCTGCTAAAGATTCCCGAGTGGAAGAGTCTGGGGAAGCCTGAGGCTCTACCACTGGTGAGTAGGTCACATGTTGAACTACCTCCGTCGAGTCCATTTCTACCGTTGGCAACCTTGAGTCCGTGAGCTCCGCCTCATCATTTCAGTCACTGCAACCACCTTGGATAGCTAAGCAATTACCACTGTCATTCTCCTCAGCTATACTACTCGTTTATCTGCGAAAACCTTGTGCATATTGCCTCTGGCTATGACCGTCGTCACTCCTCTAACCTCCAAGACTCTCTCCAATCGATCAAGATGGTAATATATctaggaagaagaagacataGACTCACTCTTCCCATGGATTGCCTTCAAAATATACAttggaagaagaaaacaaagacACATTATATTCTTGTAAAAACCATATACGTAAGGAGAAGGTTTGCTCACCGATGGGATCGACGTTGCCCATAATTTAGCTATGGTCCTCATAATTTTGATCCTCCTCCCATCCTCTGAAAACAAATGGAAATGACACAAATGAGAAGGAATATCATAGACTAACTATTTCAGTTACACATTGTAGATAAATTTATTGGGGAAATATTAATTAGCTTAAGAAAAGTATAAATGTAGAGTAATTAATTTCCAtatggaaaatagaaaaaaaataaattggtCTTTATTGCAATAGAGATATTTCCATAGAGATGCATCTGAAGGGACATGCGATGATGAGTcaagaaatgaaagaaaaagctGACGTGGCAAGCTATTATCGAGTGAATGAAGGCCTTTCATCGCTTGAGCCCGATGAGCCaactttaatataatatatattcaatacatataggaaaaaaatatagttttgACCTATAGATTTGCTTCAATCAATTTTGATCCTATAAGTTGACTCAGTCTTATAAATTTGATCAACTATACTTTTAATCCTTTCCATAATCGAACATTAACGGTGCTAACGTTGATATTGACACTGTTAAATAATTCTCTtttgtaattaaaatatatatgtaaaacaaaaagagagagagacctaGCCCCTTGTTGGggctgagagagagaggtgggGGAGGAAATTAAGGGACCCCCATTAGCTCCGCCAACCTTGCCAGGGGGAGGTCGCCGAAAGGGGGCCCaaattccccccccccccccccccccccccctctttctagaagagggagagagataTGTGGGCAAATCGAGACCCTTACTTGCAACCTTCACCTCCCACCAGGAGGGATCGCCGAATGCCCTTTACGGCTTCGGCAACCGGGCTCGAGGGAGGTCGCTAGGAGAAATTTATGTTCTGTTTTGTGATGTAAAATTCACTTGAAACTAATATAAATGAAagatttatgatttttttcccaTGAAATCAcaagatatttttatttttttttgtttaagatTAATTTTCAATCTGGCATCGATAATGTTGATAGTGAATTTCTATTCTTTATTTGTAGTAAAATTTGTGCACTAAAAACTCACTTATCAATGAATTACATTCTAGTTATTAAAGCAATGTGCTACTTGTCTGCAAGCAATATGACAATCCTTCATCTCTTTTGCTCCAATCGAATTTATGTTGAGGTTAAAGGCATGTGGATACAGGAAAAATACCACATAGATCCAGACGCATCATTggaataaagaaagaaaagatttaCTAGACCTATTTTAAACTATAAGTACCAGTCCCCCAACAAATATTATATGtttaatatatgaataataaaatatttgaatgatTATGGAACAACCATCGACGCTCTTATATTCATGGACCAAATTGTCAAGGTTGTCGCAATCTTTGGtactatttcaaaattttactttttctgtTAGTCGATCATCACACGTCTTTACATTCAAGTTATTAATATCAGAGCTACGACTAGGGTTTCGCAATCGACTCATTCCCAGATGGCGACGATGAAGGTTGATATCGAGAAGTTCGATGGGATCATGAATTTCAGTCTATGGCGGGTTCGGATGACTGCAATCCTTGTTCAGAACGACCTGAAAAAGGCCATGACGGGCAATAAGCCCGAGAGGATGGAGCAGTCTGAGTGGGATGAGCTTGATGAGAAGGAGTTGTTCGCAAGTCAATTGTGCCTTACAAATAATGTGTTGCGGGAGGTACTCGTGAAGAAAAAGGCTTCAGCTTTGTGGAGGAAATTGGAAGCTCTATACATGACAAAGTCTCTAGCTAATCGACTCGCGTTGAAGCATCAATTGTACACGTTCCGTATAGCCAAAGGTACGTCGATTAAGGTTCATATCAGTGAATTTATTACTCTCCTAAATGACTTGAATAATAACGAGGTTAAGATAAATGATGAGGATCAGGCTTtgctattattatttattatgctATTTACCgccttaaaataaaaatttcagggAGACCCTAATTTATAGTAGAGATAATCTCACGTTCGAGGATGCGAAGGGTAGTCTTTTGAGCAAAGACAAACTCGACAATGAGTTGGGTTCAAGTAGCGGGCCGGATGAGCAAGCCTCAAGTTTGGTTGCTAGAAGAAGGTAGCAGTCTAAGGGTTCAGGTCAGAACAGGTCGAGGTCCAAATCAAGGAACAATGATAAGTCTTGCTGTTATTGTAAGAAGAAGGGTCACATCGTGGGAAAGTGCTATAAACTGAAGAACAAGCAGAAGGCTGAGCTCGACAAGAAAGGGAAGCAGAAGGCTGATTTAGCCGATGCTAGTATAGCCGAGAACAAGGATGATGAGTCCTAGTTGGTGACTACGGCTGAGAAATCTAATCATAGTGGATTCTGGATTCCAGGTGTTCGTATCACATGTGTTCCAACAGGGACTAGTTCTCCACTTATAAATCTTTTGAAGATGGAGTTGTGCTTATGGGAAACAATATAGCCTGTAAGATAGTCAGTAGCGGTAGGGTTCAGATTAAGATAATGACGGGGTCAGTAGAATTCTATCATATGTTAGGCACGTACCTGGCTTAAAGAAGAATCTTATCTCCTCGGTATTCTTGACTTGAATGGTCGCAAGGTTGTCATCGAATGTAATGGCATGAAGGTATCTCGAGGAGCTCTCGTGTTGATGAGaggtcagaagaccgacaaCTTATATATTCTTCAAGGTTCAACAGTGACTAGAGTAGCAGCTATGTCCTAGTCTATTGCAGAGTCGGACTGAACTTGATTTTGGTATATGCGTCTTGGTCATATGAGTGAGGCTGGTATGGCTGTTTTAAGTAAGAGAGGTCTCCTCTCGATTCCAAGAATTGGGAAGTTAGATTTCTGCGAGCATTGCGTTTATGGAAAGCAGAAGCGTGTCAATTTTGGTATGGCAGTGCATCAAACGAGTGGCACCCTTGACTATATTCATTCCAATTTATGGGGCCCAATTGGAGTCACCTCCAAAGGAGGTCACAAATATCTCCTGATTTTTATCGATGATTGCTCCATAAAAATTTGGGTCTACTTTTTGAAGTACAAGGATGAGGTTTTCGAGACCTTTAAGGAGTGGAAGACTCTAATGGAGAAGTAGACAGGGAAGGCTGTCAAGAGGTTGAAGACTGATAACGGTCTCGAGTTTTGTGGAGCTGATTTTAATGAAAACTGCAAGAAAGAAGGAATTGACCAACACAACACAGTTCTCAGTACCCTACAACATAATGGCATCGTAGAGAGAATGAACATAATTATACTAGAGAGAGCTTGGTGTATGCTTTCCATTGCAGGCTTAGGAAAGGAGTTTTGGGCAGAAGTTGTCAACTTAGTGTGCTACTTAGTTAACCGGTCACCGCACCGGTCTTAGGAGCTAAAGATCTGGAAGAGCTATGGTCAAGTAACCCTTATAATTACACTCATCTGAGAGTGTTCGGTTGTCCTGATTAGGCACGAGCTAATTATGGGAAGTTAGAACGTAGTACTGTTAAATGTATCTTTCTTGGTTTTGCATCTGGTGTGAATCGCTATAGATTGTGGTGCCCTAAAACTaagaaatttcttattttaggGTTTTACGGCTGTAATAGAGATGTTACTTTTAATGAATCTACAATGCTTCACTCGAGAAAGGAGTTTTCAGTTCTTGTTGACACATGAAAGCAAGGTGTTTCGAGTAAGCTGGAGTTTGAGGCTGGAAGTTCTCCGAAACAGCAGGAGATTGTTACAAATACTCCAGATCAAACAGAGGCTCTGTCTAGCTCACATGCATCTTCTCCGCCTCAACTACAGAATTACATGTTAGCTCAAGACAAGGAGAGACGGCAGATCAATCCATCTCAGAGGCTCGACTTTGAAAATATGGTTGCATATTCCTTAAGCGTTGGCGAAAGCATTGATTCAACCAATCCAAATAGATACTCTGAGGCGGTTCAGGCTCGTGACTTGTGGCTATGGAAGAAGAGATGGCGTCCTTAAAGTAAAAGGAAACTTGGCAATTTATTAAACCAACCACTGGGAAGAAGATTGTTGGCTGCAAGTAGGTGTATAAGATGAAAGGGTCCTGAAGACACCAGATATAAGGCAAGTTTGGTCGCAAAGGGCTACAGTCAAGTGGAGGGAGTTGATTTCCACGATATTTTCTCTCTAGTGGAGAGCATACGTCCATTTGTGCGTTACTTGCTCATGTTGCACTACACAACCTTGAGTTGGAGTAATTAGATGTGAATACTACTTTTTCTGCATGGTGATATGAAAGAGgacatatatatgtagcaACCTAAAGGCTTCGGGATTGAAGGCAAGGAAGATCACGTTTGCCTCTTGAGAAAATCCTTATATGACCTGAAGCAATCTCCTCGACAGTGGGATAAGAAATTTGATTCCTTCATGTTAAGCATTGGTTTTGTTTAAAGCAAGTACGATAGTTGCGCTTATTTGAATCGCCTTTATGATGGGTTTTTCacgtatttactgctttatgtggatgatatgttaATTGCTGCTAAGGGCTCATCTGAGATTGATCGGTTAAAGGCCATGCTTAACTCTAAATTTGAGATGAAGGATCTTGGTGTAGCCAAGAAAATTTTGGGGATGGAGATTTCAAGAGATAGGCGCTCGGGAAAGCTATTTTTATCGAAGCAGAGATACATCGAGAAGGTCCTGGGGCGTTTTGCGATGCATGATTCGAAGTCGGTTGCTACTCCTACCAACCACACACTTTAAGCTTCGGGTTTAGCTTCGCCACAGATAGATGAGGAAGAAAAGTACATGTCTTAGGTTCCTTACTCTAATGCAGTACGGTAGTTTGATGTATGCAATGGTCTACACGTGCCCTGATATTTACTATGTTGTTAGTGTAGTGAGTAGATACATGGCTAGGCTTGGGAAGTTACACTAGCAGGCAGTTAAGTGGATTTTGAGGTATTTGCGGGGCACTTCCGATGTTTGTTCGGAGTTTGAAAGAAGCTCGAAGGGTTTAGTTGGCTACATAGGTTCTGATTATGTAGGAGATTTAGACCGACGATAATCTCTCACAAGTTATTTGTTTGACTTCAACGACTGTGTTATTAGCTAAAAGGCTATGCTACAAGTTATTGTGGCGCTCTCGACTACAGAAGCATAATTTATGGCGGTCACAGAGGCTGTGAAGGAAGCCATTTGGTTGAAAGGCTTATTCTGGGAGCTGGTTACGGAAGAAGCGATTGTCGTGTATTGCGATAGTCAGAGTGCTATACATCTCACCAAGAATCATATGCATCACGAGAGGACAAAGCACATTGACGTCAGGTATCACTTTGTTCAAGACGTAGTGACTCGAGGGAATATTCAGGTTCAGAAGATTAGCACAAATGATAATCCAGCAGATATGATGACCAAGTCTTTGCCCATCGCCAAGTTCGAGTATTGCATGGACTTGGTCGttattgtgcgcacccgaattttaatctcgtcggggcacgcatgcgcgcgcctatgcaacgcggcttaggagtatccaccttcccggggacgtgcgacggacgcacgtgagaaggagtcgccacttgccattttacgcccgaaagtcgagggccggcaagttacccggttctaggggtacgggttacacctaattgctaaggcatatggtctgcgaaacccgaggttccgaattcgggggttctgttacatgcgagcctatatctcgcatgccctatcggtactctagcttgtctaggcttgccattttatttaattaccgcttaattaagttccgctcatctcgcgcgttttgacaccgtaaattcgaaagaacactccgaccgtccactctccgaccgagattcttacatgaataaatgtacaacatataTCCTTACATtatcctctcaaataaataaaatacaaattacaacaactgagtcccggtcgaatcgcgttcggttattattctactcgtgctcaccgtgtggtttgaaaaaagactgaaattgaaattaagatgcgcgctcagtgtagggggttagaccccgtgatctacggttggggcgttggaccccccTGTGGATCGTATCCTaagggatcgggctcgatccgcataacaaacaagtgcaagaatgtaacaaaacgggcataaataagcaaacaatagagttttgttattgttgaatttacgtgaattaaccaattattaaccgaggtatcttggcatgcaaatcctaccctaaaacagacaaagtgggtacaatgtgtgaatcgatcaagggTCGATGTGAAgatatttcgcatttggcattattttccgagaatttgacgtacgtgacgtctgttgtcaagtcttgtgtttgtgggttgcttttagaattgttctatgtcgtgacactacggttgttacaggttattaccgaacattgatTCCGCCCGTAAATCCTAGAACCTAGTGCATATCCCACTATTGCCCGCTTTCGTCTTAACCAAGTACACAATTAGtgcggtatttgtattttgagtccatccacccgaactaactacccgagactat
This genomic window contains:
- the LOC116193139 gene encoding uncharacterized protein LOC116193139, with the translated sequence MALTLQSPPSSTLSSSSSSSSLQDGKLKLLARSASSKLELRCRRPLPRIRAASNSSSSSLDTGLSTELDAVSSFSEIVPDTVIFDDFEKFPPTAATVSSSLLLGICGLPDTIFRNAVDMALADSGCAALDNREMRLSCFVNKALVNVGGDLAKMVPGRVSTEVDARLAYDTHGIIRKVHELLKLFNEVNVPPEKLLFKIPSTWQGIEASRLLESEGIQTHLTFVYSFAQAAAAAQAGTSVIQIFVGRLRDWARNHSGDPEVDAAIRRGEDPGLALATKAYNYIHKYGHKSKLMAAAVRNKQDLFSLLGVDYIIAPLKVLQSLKESVTAPDEKYSFVRRLSPQTAATYQFSEQDLIKWDQLSLASAMGPASVELLAAGIDGYVDQAKRVEELFGKIWPPPNV